The following coding sequences are from one Leptospira mayottensis 200901116 window:
- the gspE gene encoding type II secretion system ATPase GspE → MKTLGDILIEEGIISEKDLEDSLKVQKKNNLPLSHIIQKKGIAGEADILRALSKLYQFEFREKLEFTGMEDVFLQIPLKLLQKSRIVPFQLSKKTIRVAVSDPSDLHPMDDVRNFLKGYNVEFVLAPEPEIMRIIHSQFDTTSSSAKEMLNEMEGSFSELAEAFENETLDLSDDAPIIKMVNVILSQAVNERASDIHIEPYEKSLVVRYRVDGILHNVLSPPKSYHAGISSRIKIMSNLNIAENRLPQDGRIKLRLAGKDIDIRVSTIPCQFGERIVMRLLNKTDQKYSLDTMGFYPDLIKSLRSLIYEPHGIVLVTGPTGSGKSTTLYSALSELNTEERNIITCEDPVEYQIEGISQMQMQEKIGLTFATGLRAILRQDPDVIMVGEIRDEETARIAIQASLTGHLVFSTLHTNDAASAATRLVDMGIEPYLITSTVLGFMAQRLVRVICTQCKEVYKPTASELESIGISKKALKNGSLHRGKGCSHCMGTGLKGRTGIYELLLVNSHIKHAILQGKDAGQLNEIALEHNFQTLKDYGIKKVIDGVTTIDEVLRVT, encoded by the coding sequence TTGAAAACTCTCGGAGATATCCTAATTGAAGAGGGGATCATATCCGAAAAAGATCTGGAAGATTCCCTTAAGGTTCAGAAGAAAAATAACCTTCCGCTCAGTCATATCATTCAGAAAAAAGGAATCGCAGGAGAAGCCGATATTCTCCGCGCCTTATCCAAACTCTATCAATTTGAATTCAGGGAAAAACTTGAGTTTACGGGAATGGAAGACGTATTCTTACAAATTCCGTTGAAGCTACTTCAAAAAAGTAGGATCGTTCCGTTTCAACTTTCCAAAAAGACGATTCGAGTCGCCGTGTCTGATCCATCTGATCTACATCCGATGGACGACGTGCGGAATTTTTTAAAAGGATATAACGTAGAATTCGTTCTTGCTCCAGAGCCAGAGATCATGAGAATCATCCATTCTCAGTTCGATACTACCTCCTCATCAGCAAAAGAAATGTTAAATGAGATGGAGGGAAGTTTTTCAGAACTTGCGGAAGCTTTTGAAAATGAAACTCTCGACTTAAGTGACGACGCCCCTATCATCAAGATGGTGAATGTGATTCTTTCGCAAGCCGTCAACGAAAGAGCTTCCGATATTCACATCGAACCGTATGAAAAGTCACTTGTGGTTCGCTACAGAGTGGACGGGATTTTGCATAATGTTCTCAGCCCTCCAAAATCCTATCACGCCGGAATTTCTTCCAGGATCAAGATCATGTCGAATCTGAATATCGCAGAGAATCGACTTCCTCAAGATGGGAGAATTAAACTCAGGCTTGCTGGAAAGGACATCGATATCCGGGTTTCTACGATTCCTTGTCAGTTCGGAGAAAGGATTGTTATGAGGCTTTTGAATAAAACGGATCAAAAATACTCTTTGGATACGATGGGTTTTTATCCCGACCTCATCAAGTCGCTTCGTTCTCTCATCTATGAGCCTCATGGAATCGTCCTTGTTACGGGACCGACCGGATCGGGAAAATCCACCACACTCTATTCGGCGCTTAGTGAACTGAACACAGAAGAAAGAAACATTATCACTTGTGAAGACCCCGTGGAGTATCAGATCGAAGGAATTTCTCAGATGCAGATGCAGGAGAAAATCGGTCTTACGTTTGCTACCGGCTTAAGAGCGATCTTACGACAAGACCCGGATGTGATTATGGTGGGAGAGATTCGAGACGAGGAAACCGCGAGGATTGCGATCCAGGCTTCTCTTACGGGTCACCTTGTGTTTTCCACATTACATACGAATGATGCAGCCAGTGCGGCGACCCGTTTGGTCGATATGGGAATCGAACCATATCTTATCACTTCCACGGTTTTGGGTTTTATGGCTCAGAGACTTGTGCGTGTTATCTGCACTCAATGTAAAGAGGTTTACAAACCCACCGCTTCGGAATTGGAATCGATCGGAATTTCTAAAAAGGCTTTAAAGAACGGAAGCTTACACAGAGGTAAGGGTTGTTCTCATTGTATGGGAACCGGACTTAAAGGAAGGACGGGAATTTACGAACTTTTGTTAGTGAATTCTCACATTAAACATGCGATCCTGCAAGGTAAGGATGCGGGGCAATTAAACGAGATCGCGCTTGAACATAATTTCCAAACTCTAAAAGACTACGGAATCAAAAAGGTAATCGACGGAGTAACTACGATCGACGAAGTCCTCAGAGTAACCTAA
- a CDS encoding type II secretion system F family protein, whose translation MAIYSYVAFNKKGKEEKGIVDAASLQAARSKLKNKGLYVRNISEDSERKDRELFPFLAKYFYRIPRKEVGLFSRQLATLLGAGIPLDKSLSSIVEQTENQNFRKVLTGMQANITEGSSLSEAMKKHPDVFPSQFPSLVAVGEKTGDYEATLTRLAELEEKSSELKAKVQVAMVYPFIMGSLSIFVTIFLLTVVIPQIQELFLQFDAKLPLITRIVIGVSDILIGFWWLLLTLGFGAVVSFIYYKNTPKGKRNWDEFVLKIPILGSLARKVLVSSFARNIGILLSNRVPLITTLTIVEKIVNHSIFGEEIKNAVERIKEGEKLSASFSGSIILPQMVVGMIAAGEVSDRVPEMMNKLADIYDTEVDTAIKTMTQSMEPLMIVVMGLLIGTIMASIMVPMYNLTQQLQNI comes from the coding sequence ATGGCCATTTATTCTTACGTTGCATTTAATAAAAAAGGAAAGGAGGAGAAGGGGATTGTAGATGCCGCTTCTCTCCAAGCCGCAAGATCCAAACTGAAAAACAAGGGTTTGTATGTCCGTAATATCTCCGAAGATTCCGAACGAAAAGACAGGGAACTTTTTCCATTTCTAGCAAAATACTTTTATAGAATCCCTCGCAAAGAAGTCGGGCTTTTTTCTAGGCAACTCGCCACGTTACTCGGTGCCGGAATCCCTTTGGATAAATCTCTTTCCAGTATCGTAGAACAAACGGAAAACCAAAATTTCAGAAAAGTTCTTACCGGAATGCAGGCAAATATCACGGAAGGTTCTTCTTTATCGGAAGCGATGAAAAAACATCCCGACGTGTTTCCCAGCCAGTTTCCGTCTCTTGTCGCAGTCGGTGAAAAAACAGGGGATTACGAAGCCACTTTGACTAGACTTGCCGAACTCGAAGAAAAATCGAGCGAACTCAAAGCAAAGGTTCAAGTAGCGATGGTATATCCGTTCATCATGGGTTCTTTATCCATTTTCGTTACGATCTTTTTATTAACGGTAGTTATTCCACAGATTCAAGAATTGTTTCTACAGTTCGACGCAAAACTTCCTTTGATCACTCGAATCGTAATCGGAGTTTCGGACATTCTGATCGGATTTTGGTGGCTTCTCCTTACCTTGGGTTTCGGCGCCGTTGTGAGTTTTATCTATTACAAAAACACTCCTAAGGGAAAACGGAATTGGGACGAGTTTGTATTGAAGATTCCGATTTTGGGTTCTCTTGCACGCAAAGTTCTCGTGAGTAGTTTTGCAAGAAACATCGGAATTCTTTTGAGTAACCGTGTTCCCTTGATTACTACACTGACCATCGTGGAAAAAATCGTGAATCATTCCATTTTCGGAGAAGAAATTAAAAATGCGGTAGAAAGAATCAAGGAAGGAGAGAAACTTTCCGCATCATTCAGCGGGTCCATAATTCTGCCTCAGATGGTGGTGGGTATGATCGCCGCCGGAGAAGTTTCAGACCGGGTTCCGGAAATGATGAATAAACTCGCGGACATTTACGATACCGAAGTAGATACCGCGATTAAAACAATGACACAATCCATGGAACCTTTGATGATTGTGGTTATGGGTCTTTTGATCGGAACGATTATGGCATCCATTATGGTCCCAATGTACAACTTGACGCAGCAACTTCAAAACATATAG
- the gspG gene encoding type II secretion system major pseudopilin GspG, whose protein sequence is MNRSKLKRKYRKGLTLIELAVVVIILGALIALVYSNFRPGEISDDTAALKLKKDAYELQSHLERYAQRYGTYPSDDQGLEALVEKPTTGDVPEDWKPTLTKKAAINDPWGTPYKLKRDVNGDIQFITMGKDKKEGGEGKNADFNILNEDEYPSDFRRK, encoded by the coding sequence TTGAACCGATCCAAATTAAAAAGAAAATACAGAAAAGGTCTGACACTGATCGAACTCGCCGTTGTTGTGATCATTTTAGGTGCTCTGATTGCTCTTGTTTATTCCAACTTCCGTCCAGGTGAAATCAGCGATGATACCGCCGCCCTCAAACTAAAAAAAGACGCCTACGAACTTCAATCGCATCTTGAAAGATACGCGCAACGTTACGGTACTTATCCTTCCGACGACCAAGGTCTTGAAGCTTTGGTGGAAAAACCTACCACGGGAGATGTTCCTGAAGATTGGAAGCCCACACTGACTAAAAAGGCGGCGATCAATGATCCTTGGGGAACTCCTTATAAACTCAAAAGAGACGTGAATGGCGACATCCAATTTATAACCATGGGTAAGGATAAAAAAGAAGGCGGAGAGGGTAAAAATGCTGACTTTAACATCCTTAATGAAGACGAATATCCTTCCGACTTCCGCAGAAAGTAA
- a CDS encoding pilus assembly FimT family protein: MKLQSIRKGFTLIELIVVIAILAGLISILASTAANFIIPSGSDAAQTLKQAAEFCYKKSILTNTTMILELDIDNDTYTVKKLVRDESGLKEVLIFKPQKLPYTSEIIDITDIRGFRYTKGIIKVPYTYLGISADYSVHLGNDPSIYRTLILYRYGGKVSVLEGEQFHTSSNLVTDKNWKDQDDNEQQQP; the protein is encoded by the coding sequence ATGAAGTTACAAAGCATCCGGAAAGGATTTACTCTGATTGAGTTAATCGTTGTTATTGCGATACTTGCGGGATTAATTAGCATTCTCGCAAGTACCGCCGCGAATTTTATTATTCCTTCCGGAAGTGATGCGGCGCAAACTCTAAAACAAGCGGCCGAATTCTGTTATAAAAAGTCCATTCTCACGAATACCACGATGATATTGGAATTGGATATAGACAATGACACTTATACCGTCAAGAAATTGGTTCGAGACGAAAGTGGACTTAAGGAAGTCCTAATTTTTAAGCCTCAGAAACTTCCTTATACTTCCGAAATTATCGACATCACCGATATTCGAGGTTTTCGATATACGAAAGGAATCATCAAAGTTCCGTATACCTACCTCGGAATCTCAGCAGATTACAGCGTTCATTTAGGAAACGATCCTTCTATTTACAGAACCTTAATTCTTTATCGATATGGAGGGAAAGTTTCTGTATTGGAAGGAGAGCAGTTTCATACTTCTTCGAATTTGGTAACCGATAAAAATTGGAAAGACCAGGATGATAACGAACAGCAACAGCCGTAG